From a single Sphingomonas sp. OV641 genomic region:
- a CDS encoding cupin domain-containing protein, whose translation MVIAKLAGVALAALLLCPGPAMAQSAPADAASAAEIRAKVAAMAARMGKGTFAYEPLVKDGETIAALEYWKAPGKPAVHPDEAEYALVIEGAGTLVSGGTMVEPAETRPGLVEGSRIDGGSTRRLGPGDVILVPAGVPHWFGIEGKLVLLGMKLPRK comes from the coding sequence GTGGTTATCGCTAAACTTGCCGGTGTCGCGCTCGCCGCTTTGCTGCTCTGCCCCGGCCCTGCCATGGCGCAGTCGGCACCGGCGGACGCGGCCAGCGCCGCCGAGATCCGCGCCAAGGTTGCCGCGATGGCCGCACGCATGGGGAAAGGCACGTTCGCGTACGAGCCGCTGGTGAAGGACGGCGAGACGATCGCGGCGCTCGAATATTGGAAGGCGCCCGGCAAGCCCGCGGTTCATCCGGACGAAGCAGAATATGCACTGGTGATCGAAGGCGCCGGTACGCTCGTCTCCGGCGGCACGATGGTCGAGCCGGCGGAAACGCGCCCCGGTCTGGTCGAGGGCAGCAGGATCGACGGCGGATCGACGCGCCGGCTGGGGCCCGGCGACGTGATCCTGGTGCCGGCGGGCGTGCCGCACTGGTTCGGGATCGAGGGCAAGCTGGTGCTGCTGGGCATGAAGCTTCCCCGAAAGTAA
- a CDS encoding Gfo/Idh/MocA family protein has translation MGDWNRRTVLTGIGAGLASATVPAMAGAGAPKRKLGYAVVGLGSYATRQIMPQFKNCEHSRLVALVSGTPEKLERYGAEYGIPKTHRYSYADYDTIRNNPDIDVVYVVLPNSMHAEYSIRASQAGKHVMCEKPMATTAAEAEAMIAAARKANRKLMIGYRCHFEQHNLRAVELVKSGFVGRPTLITAEHGFYAPAGIWRLDKAMSGGGSLMDIGIYSLNAARYLAGEEPVELVATEWTDKSDPRFKNTEDRIDFQLKFPSGLIANCVSSYSSGHNAFRVTGTKGWVGMEPATSYEGHQMWTRADGKTEQVKLPAPRKNQFAAQLDHLPESVLTGIPLRASGEEGLRDMRLIEAIYRSARERRAVSLV, from the coding sequence ATGGGGGACTGGAACAGGCGAACGGTGCTGACGGGGATCGGCGCGGGCCTTGCCAGCGCCACCGTGCCAGCCATGGCTGGAGCCGGCGCCCCCAAGCGCAAGCTCGGCTATGCGGTCGTCGGCCTCGGCAGCTATGCCACGCGCCAGATCATGCCGCAGTTCAAGAATTGCGAACATTCGCGTCTCGTCGCCCTCGTCAGCGGCACGCCCGAGAAGCTGGAGCGCTACGGCGCCGAATACGGCATCCCCAAAACGCATCGCTACAGCTACGCCGATTACGACACGATCCGGAACAATCCGGACATCGACGTCGTGTACGTCGTCCTCCCCAATTCGATGCACGCCGAATATTCGATCCGCGCCAGCCAGGCCGGCAAGCATGTGATGTGCGAAAAGCCGATGGCCACCACCGCGGCGGAGGCGGAAGCGATGATCGCCGCCGCCAGGAAGGCCAACCGCAAGCTGATGATCGGATATCGCTGCCATTTCGAGCAGCATAACCTTCGCGCGGTCGAGCTGGTGAAATCCGGCTTCGTCGGCCGCCCGACGCTGATCACCGCCGAACACGGCTTCTACGCGCCCGCCGGAATCTGGCGGCTCGACAAGGCCATGTCGGGCGGCGGATCGCTGATGGACATCGGCATCTACAGCCTCAACGCCGCGCGCTACCTTGCCGGCGAGGAGCCGGTCGAGCTGGTCGCGACCGAATGGACCGACAAGAGCGATCCGCGCTTCAAGAACACCGAGGACCGCATCGACTTCCAGCTGAAGTTTCCTTCGGGCCTGATCGCCAATTGTGTGTCGAGCTATTCCTCCGGCCACAACGCCTTCCGCGTCACCGGCACCAAGGGCTGGGTCGGCATGGAGCCGGCGACTTCCTACGAAGGCCATCAGATGTGGACGCGCGCCGACGGCAAGACCGAGCAGGTGAAATTGCCCGCGCCGCGCAAGAACCAGTTCGCCGCGCAACTCGATCATCTGCCCGAAAGCGTGCTCACCGGCATCCCCCTGCGCGCTTCGGGTGAGGAGGGGCTGCGCGACATGCGGCTGATCGAGGCGATCTACCGCTCGGCGCGCGAGCGGCGGGCGGTGTCGCTGGTATGA
- a CDS encoding glycoside hydrolase family 3 N-terminal domain-containing protein yields MNSTQLHRRDVMKAGALLAASAWGPVAIAKSTRDHSARIRDLIGRMTLPEKIGQMNQIAGGRQKALNSRLDEGMMNRVRRGEMGSFLHVAGAEPLRKLQKVAVEESRLGIPLLFAMDVIHGYRTILPVPLALAASWDPAMMEQAAALAAEEARAAGLHWTFTPMVDVARDARWGRVVEGAGEDAYLGSRMAEAQVRGIEGGDPSAPGRMLSCTKHFVGYGAVAGGRDYDSADLTDRALHEVYLPPFHAAIRAGTGSFMTAFNDVAGVPMTAHEDLVRGQLRGRWGYQGLIVSDWNAIRELMNHGVVATPAEAAALALRAGVDMDMASGTYIEHLAAAVAADATLLPLVDEAVGRILAVKARLGLFDDPYGFGDARRAAAPLARTKAREMATRSIVLLRNEGAVLPLKPGTKVALIGALADDASSAIGSWRARGRPEDAVTLRTALPQASYDPGTDPAAAARIAGAADVVLLAIGEDFDLSGEARSRSDITLPGKQQALVDAIRATGKPIVAILMNGRPLALEKALAGIPAVLETWFLGIESGPAIAEILTGKTSPAGRLPMGMPRVTGQLPMTYAHVPSGRPANPDLAIDSARYRDVDVGPLFPFGHGLSYSRFDYGALAIEQRGDAAVVSVAVTNAGERSAEEVVQLYVRDPVASVARPVRELRGFHRLSLRAGEQRTLRFTLTHAQLALWKAGKWVIEPGVFEVMVGSSSADIRARGRFAIAEGGEGTAPAAAIATVVSVS; encoded by the coding sequence ATGAATTCCACACAGCTCCATCGGCGCGACGTGATGAAGGCGGGCGCGTTGCTCGCCGCCTCCGCCTGGGGACCCGTGGCGATTGCGAAGAGCACGCGCGATCACAGCGCGCGCATCCGCGATCTGATCGGCCGGATGACACTGCCTGAGAAGATCGGCCAGATGAACCAGATCGCGGGCGGGCGGCAAAAGGCGCTCAACTCGCGCCTTGACGAGGGCATGATGAACCGCGTGCGCCGCGGCGAGATGGGCTCGTTCCTCCACGTCGCGGGCGCCGAGCCGCTGCGCAAGCTGCAGAAGGTCGCGGTCGAGGAGTCGCGGCTCGGCATTCCTTTGCTGTTCGCGATGGACGTGATCCACGGCTACCGCACCATCCTGCCCGTGCCGCTCGCGCTCGCCGCCAGCTGGGATCCGGCGATGATGGAGCAGGCCGCCGCGCTCGCCGCCGAGGAAGCGCGCGCCGCCGGGCTGCACTGGACCTTCACCCCCATGGTCGATGTTGCCCGAGACGCGCGCTGGGGCCGCGTGGTCGAGGGGGCAGGGGAGGACGCCTATCTCGGCAGCCGTATGGCCGAGGCGCAGGTGCGCGGGATCGAGGGCGGCGATCCGTCTGCGCCGGGCCGGATGCTGTCGTGCACCAAGCATTTCGTCGGCTATGGCGCGGTCGCCGGCGGGCGCGATTACGACAGCGCCGACCTGACCGACCGCGCGCTGCACGAAGTCTATCTGCCGCCGTTCCACGCCGCGATCCGCGCCGGCACCGGCAGCTTCATGACCGCCTTCAACGACGTCGCCGGCGTGCCGATGACCGCGCATGAGGATCTGGTACGCGGGCAGTTGCGTGGCCGCTGGGGCTATCAGGGGCTGATCGTCAGCGACTGGAACGCGATCCGCGAGCTGATGAACCATGGCGTCGTTGCTACCCCGGCCGAGGCCGCCGCGCTCGCGCTGCGTGCCGGCGTCGACATGGACATGGCGAGCGGCACCTATATCGAGCATCTCGCCGCCGCCGTCGCCGCCGATGCGACATTGCTGCCGCTGGTGGACGAGGCGGTCGGCCGCATCCTCGCGGTCAAGGCGCGGCTCGGCCTGTTCGACGATCCTTACGGCTTCGGCGACGCCAGGCGCGCGGCCGCGCCGCTCGCTCGCACCAAGGCGCGCGAGATGGCGACGCGCTCGATCGTCCTGCTGCGCAACGAGGGCGCTGTGTTGCCGCTCAAGCCCGGCACCAAGGTCGCGCTGATTGGCGCGCTTGCCGACGATGCCTCATCGGCGATCGGCTCGTGGCGCGCGCGTGGCCGCCCCGAGGATGCAGTGACGCTGCGCACGGCGCTGCCACAGGCAAGCTACGATCCGGGCACCGATCCCGCCGCCGCCGCGCGCATCGCCGGCGCCGCCGACGTGGTGCTGCTCGCGATCGGCGAGGATTTTGACCTGAGCGGCGAGGCGCGCAGCCGTTCCGACATCACCTTGCCCGGCAAGCAGCAGGCGCTGGTCGATGCGATCCGTGCGACCGGCAAGCCGATCGTCGCGATCCTGATGAACGGTCGCCCGCTCGCATTGGAGAAGGCGCTGGCCGGCATCCCCGCCGTGCTCGAAACCTGGTTTCTCGGCATCGAGAGCGGCCCCGCCATCGCCGAGATCCTGACCGGCAAGACGTCGCCCGCCGGCCGCCTGCCGATGGGCATGCCGCGCGTCACCGGCCAGCTGCCGATGACCTACGCGCACGTCCCCAGCGGTCGCCCCGCCAATCCGGACCTCGCGATCGACAGCGCCCGCTATCGCGACGTCGACGTGGGTCCGCTGTTCCCGTTCGGCCACGGCCTCAGCTACAGCCGCTTCGACTATGGTGCGCTCGCCATCGAGCAGCGCGGCGACGCGGCGGTGGTGAGCGTTGCCGTCACCAACGCCGGCGAGCGGTCGGCCGAGGAAGTGGTGCAGCTCTACGTGCGCGATCCCGTCGCCTCCGTCGCGCGACCGGTACGCGAGCTGCGCGGCTTCCACCGCCTGTCGCTGCGCGCCGGCGAGCAGCGCACCCTGCGGTTCACGCTCACGCACGCGCAACTCGCCTTGTGGAAGGCGGGCAAATGGGTGATCGAGCCGGGAGTCTTCGAGGTCATGGTCGGCAGTTCGTCCGCCGACATTCGCGCGCGAGGCCGCTTTGCGATCGCCGAAGGAGGTGAAGGAACGGCGCCAGCCGCTGCGATCGCGACGGTGGTGAGCGTCAGCTGA
- a CDS encoding SMP-30/gluconolactonase/LRE family protein, which yields MMDMTRRSMLAGATALLATGAARAASGGTITRFDPELDRLIDPASPIEVIATGYRWAEGPVWVKRGGYLLFSDVPANIVYRWTRGEGAAPFLQPSGLAGPIPAGIREAGANGLAIDHSGALILADSGTRAIARVDLATRRKTILADRFEGKRFNSCNDVAIARDGAIYFTDPPYGLAEGDSSPLKELPFNGVYRLSPTGEVAVIDRSLRRPNGVALSPRGDRLYVACSDEEAPEIRVYDLAADGAARGPGRRLVDFSAEDARRLPGLPDGMKVARSGHLFASGPGGLYVIAPDGRKLGLIAVGKAIANCTFGEDGRTLFMTASDSVLRLRLNMAV from the coding sequence ATGATGGACATGACGCGGCGATCGATGCTTGCCGGCGCAACGGCCTTGCTGGCTACGGGCGCCGCGCGCGCCGCGTCCGGCGGCACGATCACCCGCTTCGATCCGGAACTCGACCGGCTGATCGATCCGGCCAGCCCGATCGAGGTGATCGCCACCGGCTATCGCTGGGCGGAAGGGCCAGTGTGGGTGAAGCGCGGCGGCTATCTGCTGTTCTCCGACGTGCCGGCCAACATCGTCTATCGCTGGACGCGCGGGGAGGGGGCGGCGCCGTTCCTCCAGCCCTCCGGCCTCGCCGGACCGATCCCGGCGGGGATCCGCGAGGCGGGCGCCAACGGCCTTGCGATCGACCATTCCGGCGCGTTGATCCTGGCGGATTCGGGCACGCGCGCCATCGCCCGCGTCGATCTCGCCACCAGGCGCAAGACGATCCTCGCAGACCGCTTCGAGGGCAAGCGCTTCAACAGCTGCAACGACGTGGCAATCGCGCGCGACGGAGCGATCTATTTCACCGATCCGCCTTATGGCCTTGCGGAAGGCGATTCCTCGCCGCTGAAGGAGCTGCCGTTCAATGGCGTCTATCGCCTGTCGCCGACGGGCGAAGTCGCCGTGATCGACCGCAGCCTCCGGCGCCCGAACGGCGTCGCGCTGTCGCCGCGTGGCGATCGCCTGTACGTCGCCTGTTCGGACGAGGAGGCGCCCGAGATCCGCGTCTATGATCTGGCGGCGGACGGCGCCGCGCGCGGGCCCGGTCGGCGTCTGGTCGACTTCTCCGCCGAAGATGCGCGACGCCTGCCGGGTCTGCCGGACGGCATGAAGGTGGCGCGATCGGGCCATCTGTTCGCCAGCGGCCCCGGCGGCCTCTACGTGATCGCGCCGGACGGGCGAAAGCTCGGCCTGATCGCGGTCGGCAAGGCGATCGCCAATTGCACGTTCGGCGAAGATGGCCGTACCCTGTTCATGACAGCGAGCGATAGCGTCCTGCGGCTTCGCCTCAATATGGCGGTGTAA